The Pieris napi chromosome 9, ilPieNapi1.2, whole genome shotgun sequence genomic sequence ATGAATTCATACATTACAATAgactaatattatagataatgaGGAGATAGATTCCAGTTAACGTTACCTGAGTGGTGTGGAGAGTGTGAGTATTGAAGGAGCGCGGCGTGGTGGGCCAATAGCTGAGATCAGCGCTAACAGTGCTGCTAGCAATTGCAACGTCAATAGCATTACGGCAGCAGCGCTCAGCGCTCGAAGCTGACGCGGCAGATCATCGCGTGCTTCGCGCATCAGTGCGGCCACACGCGCGATCTGGGGTAGTGATGGCCATTGTGCTAACTCTTCCAATAATGGTTGTAAGTGTTCACCTAATGCCGCCGCGCGTCGGACCTCCCGCGCTTGCTCACCCTGCGTCCACTCGGTGGTGCGTGCCCATACCCAGCCTCCACAAGCTGTTTGTGCGATACTGCATGCCACGAGGATTCCAGCGTACTGTACACATAACTCTTACTATCTTACTGACATTTAGCGGTATTCTTCGAATAGTTAAGaacttttacacatattatttaatcacgtatgtctatattttattatatatccagtattattaaacaaaactaatgTATTCATCGATCATTATAGCGACATAACTTGAACGTTAGcgttgaattgaaaaactaaaataactaACAGTTTTGACTATTACTggataaatatcaatataagTGTtccattgaaaaaaaaagatctGCTATGTTATCTTATcagatattgtaataataatttcaatctTTGTTGTTGTCTTTTTGTTGAACAACAAATAACTAGGTACTATGTATATAAGTAGGTTACATTATTAGCTATGTATACTTATTAGACGACAAGACTATACCATATAAAGAAGCACGCGACGCAGAGAGCGGCGATGAGATTgtagtgcaagaagtgcagcGTGACCGGCGATCAGCGTCACAATGGCCAGCGTAGGCAGCAGCACGGCGGTAACACGAAACTCGAGCGGAAAAAGTTCGCGTGCTGGCACATAAAGTGTAGGATCCCAGCATGCACGCAGCCCCGTCAGCAAAACTCCGCCAACCAGCACCTCAAAACGCAAACTACTGTTACTTATTACTGACTTCACCATATGTAGGTACACATCGCAATTATTACGTCAGCTCACCATCAGTAACAAATTGACGTGCAGCAGCAACGCAGGCGCGAGATTGGCACAGCACGCCATCGTCTGGACGGACGGTGT encodes the following:
- the LOC125052336 gene encoding uncharacterized protein LOC125052336, with product MACCANLAPALLLHVNLLLMVLVGGVLLTGLRACWDPTLYVPARELFPLEFRVTAVLLPTLAIVTLIAGHAALLALQSHRRSLRRVLLYMYAGILVACSIAQTACGGWVWARTTEWTQGEQAREVRRAAALGEHLQPLLEELAQWPSLPQIARVAALMREARDDLPRQLRALSAAAVMLLTLQLLAALLALISAIGPPRRAPSILTLSTPLSSRKGKSRAVYRGGRLWLLHDDRNEDAPLACT